A single window of Oreochromis aureus strain Israel breed Guangdong linkage group 7, ZZ_aureus, whole genome shotgun sequence DNA harbors:
- the znf276 gene encoding zinc finger protein 276 translates to MKKKSRHTRSSETPQKLSRTPMPVDVTCEKRSPGNKGRPRKTAAVTTDSFYLNDSATEKNADADFNVTTAEDTQKHPETKSRSSGRLSAAVCRLCHGKFSPRSLRHAFNKWPRDSLSIVDEESDAVAQSPLLFHTDFQRLVGVQVDRDPRLSEFICKKCHAKFYKCQSILIRFLQRVNLPPVGKENLKNQKNAKGPESSVNHCSSTPSSFTSDTKCLHSLVSWAHHHGEACRSCPDLKEVLEGQCLGSVKAVWGCVDGHRYIMDTQRSTTSNQCSSNRALGSGRGDGVMSEEEEQEQDGEEDEEEQSGGNGMTSSRSTSTVVQRSPPAATAQTQSSAPDDWTGDNEDYTGHEEALSPAPAQLEDRTADSDLSDRVISEDEFEEGRKGGLSDEEEFEPYSEKRGHRVNVPNKRRRSSKAPEEPKIRKKPGPKPGWKNKFKPKGEELPNIYKCPYQGCTAVYRAPDGLKKHIKEHHEEVRERPCPHPGCNKVFMIDRYLQRHVKLIHTEERNYICDQCGQTFKQRKHLSVHQMRHSGAKPLQCEVCGFQCRQRASLKYHMTKHKAEADLEFECLMCSKRFEKAHNLNVHMSMVHPLTQAEAQRGSGQQQQTYPDLHTITLTGEVVQQEQDR, encoded by the exons atgaagaagaaaagcagaCATACGAGGTCTTCTGAGACTCCGCAAAAGCTCAGCAGGACGCCAATGCCAGTGGATGTCACCTGTGAGAAGAGGTCACCTGGAAACAAAGGGCGACCTCGGAAGACTGCCGCTGTAACCACAGACAGTTTCTACCTGAATGACAGCGCAACAGAAAAAAACGCCGACGCAGACTTCAATGTGACGACAGCTGAAGACACCCAGAAACATCCAGAGACTAAGTCCAGATCTTCAG GTAGActctctgctgctgtctgccGGCTTTGTCACGGGAAGTTTTCCCCGCGCAGCTTGCGGCACGCCTTCAACAAATGGCCTCGGGATTCCCTCAGTATCGTAGACGAGGAGTCAGACGCCGTGGCCCAGTCACCCCTTCTGTTCCACACAGACTTCCAAAGGCTGGTCGGGGTCCAGGTGGACCGTGACCCTCGGCTTTCGGAATTTATTTGCAAGAAATGCCATGCAAAGTTTTACAAGTGCCAAAGCATCCTGATCCGGTTTCTGCAGAGAGTCAACCTCCCCCCTGTGGGGAAGGAGAACCTGAAAAATCA gaAGAATGCAAAGGGTCCAGAGTCCTCTGTAAACCATTGCTCATCAA CTCCTTCATCCTTTACCTCAGACACAAAGTGCCTCCACAGTCTGGTGTCCTGGGCTCATCACCACGGAGAGGCCTGCCGCTCCTGCCCCGACCTGAAGGAGGTGCTGGAGGGCCAGTGCCTGGGCTCCGTAAAGGCTGTTTGGGGCTGCGTCGATGGTCACAGATACATCATGGACACTCAGCGCAGCACCACCTCCAACCAGTGCTCGAGCAATAGAGCATTAGGGAGTGGGAGGGGTGATGGAGTGATgtcagaggaggaggaacaaGAGCAAGACGGCgaggaagatgaagaggagCAATCCGGCGGGAACGGAATGACCTCATCGAGAAGTACTAGTACTGTGGTTCAGCGCAGTCCACCTGCAGCAACGGCTCAGACGCAGAGCTCAGCGCCTGATGACTGGACGGGCGACAACGAAG ATTACACAGGTCACGAGGAGGCCCTGTCTCCTGCTCCGGCTCAGCTGGAGGACAGAACTGCTGACAGTGATCTTTCTGACAG GGTCATCTCTGAAGATGAGTTTGAAGAGGGTAGAAAAGGAGGCCTGTCTGATGAGGAGGAGTTTGAGCCATACTCAGAGAAGAG AGGCCACAGGGTCAACGTCCCaaacaagagaagaagaagctcAAAGGCCCCAGAGGAGCCCAAAATCAGAAAGAAACCTGGACCCAAGCCAGGCTGGAAGAACAAGTTCAAACCTAAAGG GGAGGAGCTCCCCAACATCTACAAGTGTCCATATCAGGGCTGTACGGCTGTCTACAGAGCTCCCGATGGTCTCAAG AAACACATCAAGGAGCATCACGAGGAGGTGAGGGAGCGACCATGCCCTCACCCTGGCTGCAACAAGGTCTTCATGATCGACCGCTACCTGCAGCGGCATGTCAAGCTCATCCACACAG AGGAGAGGAATTACATTTGTGACCAGTGCGGTCAAAccttcaaacaaagaaaacacctATCAGTTCACCAGATGAGGCATTCAGGGGCCAAGCCACTACA ATGTGAGGTTTGTGGCTTCCAATGTCGCCAGCGAGCATCACTGAAATACCACATGACCAAACACAAAGCCGAGGCCGACCTGGAGTTTGAGTGCTTGATGTGCAGCAAACGTTTCGAGAAGGCCCACAACCTGAATGTTCATATGTCCATGGTGCACCCGCTGACGCAGGCTGAGGCTCAGAGGGGCAgcgggcagcagcagcagacataCCCGGACCTACACACCATCACACTGACCGGGGAGGTGGTTCAGCAAGAGCAGGACAGATGA
- the LOC116312863 gene encoding C-C motif chemokine 8-like codes for MKAIVGLLLLLLTVYCGAAAPGALDETAPGECCFNFFTGRIPMKNIVSVTKTHSGCLEKAFVVHTAKGKLFCVGHSVTWAQDAFNKEQNSD; via the exons ATGAAGGCCATAGTGGgactgctgcttctgctgctcaCTGTTTATTGCGGTGCTGCTGCAC cTGGAGCATTGGATGAGACAGCTCCTGGAGAATGCTGTTTCAATTTCTTTACAGGACGCATACCAATGAAGAACATAGTCTCTGTCACCAAGACTCACAGCGGCTGTCTGGAAAAAGCATTTGT GGTCCATACAGCCAAAGGGAAGCTCTTCTGCGTGGGTCACAGTGTCACCTGGGCTCAAGATGCTTTTaacaaagagcagaacagtgaCTAA